The nucleotide sequence AAGAAAAAGGTGGTAAAGAGAAAACCAGCTAGAAAGAGCATAGCAAAGAAAAAGGTGGTAAAGAGAAAACCAGCTAGAAAGAGCATAGCAAAGAAAAAGGTGGTAAAGAGAAAACCAGCTAGAAAGACAAGTAAATCCAAAAGAAAAACAATCAAGCGGAGATAATCCAAACTAGTGAAAATCACGAAGTAATTGTATCAACTAATTAGGCTCAAAAGAAGTATAGAATCCAATAATCATCATTTAATACAAATTTCTCTGCAAGATATTCGGATTCAATGAGGCTAAATTATTTAACGAATTTATGTCCAAATCAAGATGAACATACATGAGTAATTTAGACCCTGTTTTATCAAAGGCATGTAGTGAAATTACTCAAAATATTCTAACAATTAATGACCCGAGCAAAAAACAAGTCAAAGAAGAAATCATAAAAATTTGTACAAAATATGCATTGGATAGAATTCCTCGAAATTATGAAATCCTATCAATGGCAAAAGAATCAGATTTTAACAAATTACGAAAAGTATTACTAAGAAAACCCGCAAAGACTGCCTCAGGTGTTGCAGTAGTTGCATTAATGCCAAAACCATATGCATGCCCACATGGCAGATGCACTTATTGTCCAGGTGGAATAGAATACAACTCTCCAAATAGTTATACGGGTAAAGAACCATCATCACTTAATGCAATAGAAAATCAATTTGATCCAAAATTGCAAATTACGTCAAAAATTAAAAAATTAATTGCATTTGGACACGAACCTTCTAAAATGGAAGTAGTAATTGTAGGAGGAACATTTCTATTTATGCCAAAAGACTATCAGGAGAATTTTATTAAATCATGTTATGATGCATTAAATGGAATTGATTCGAAAAATTTACAGGAGGCCAAATCAAATAATGAACATGCTACAATAAGAAATGTAGGATTCACAATTGAAACAAAACCAGATTATTGTAAAAAAGAACATGTTGATTTAATGCTAAACTACGGAATCACTAGAATAGAGATAGGGGTACAATCATTACAAGAAAGAGTTTACAAAAGGGTTAACAGAGGACATAATTACAATGATGTTGTAACATCATTTCAAATTTCAAAAGACGCAGGTTATAAAATTGTGGCACATATGATGCCAGGATTACCCACAATGACTCCAGAAGGAGACATTGCAGATTTTAAAAAATTATTTGCAGATGCACATCTACGTCCTGACATGTTGAAAATTTATCCATCATTAGTTATTGAAAACACTCCACTGTATGAAGAATACAAGCAAGGAAAATACATCCCATATTCGGATGAAGATATGATCAAAGTGTTAACCGAAGTCAAAAAGAATGTTCCAAAATGGGTAAGAATTATGAGAATTCAAAGAGAAATTTCTCCAAATGAAATCATTGCAGGACCAAAATCAGGAAATCTTAGACAGATAGTTCATCAAAATTTAGCAAAGCAAGGACTGGTATGCAAATGCATCAGATGCAGAGAAGCAGGACTGTCCAATAAGAAATCAGACCCAAATGATGTAAAATTAAAGAGAATCAACTATGATTCATCCGGGGGAAAAGAAGTTTTCTTGTCATATGAGGATAAAAACGAATCAATCTATGGATTTTTGAGATTAAGAAAGCCCAGTGATGATGCCCATAGAGATGAAGTAGGAAAAGATAGTTGCATAGTAAGAGAAATTCATGTTTATGGAAAATCATTGAAGCTTGGAGAAAAAGAAGAAAACGAAATACAACATTCAGGACTAGGAAAAAATTTGATGAATGAAGCTGAAAAAATATCTAAAGAAGAGTTTGATGCAAAAAAAATTCTAGTAATTAGTGCAGTTGGCACACGAGAGTATTATCAAAAGTTAGAGTATTCATTATATGGACCATACATGTCCAAGACATTAAATTAGTGAAAAAGATGTCTGAGCAAGAAATTATCGGTAAAGGAACGTGGATTGACAAGCTAGCTTGGGAACTTATTGAACGTGAAAAAACTCTTGGAAGAAATTTAGATCTTATTAGAGTAGAAAGTGGTCTGGGGGCATCAGGTGTTCCACATATTGGAAGTTTAGGGGATGCGGTAAGAGCATACGGTGTAAAACTAGCATTAGAGAATTTTGGTTACAAGTCAGAATTGATTGCATATTCGGATGATCTAGATGGTTTACGAAAAATACCAGAGGGGTTTCCTGACTCTCTTGAAGAGCATTTAGCAAAACCAGTTTCATTGATCCCTGATCCTTATGGATGTCATGATTCGTATGGAATGCACATGAGCAGTATTCTTTTAGACGGGTTAGATAAAGTTGGAATAAAATATGAATTTAGAAGAGCAATAGACACATACAAGAAAGGATTGCTTCAAGAACAAATTCATACTATTCTGCAAAACAGTGTAAAAATTGGAGAGAAAATTTCAGAACTTGTAGGACAAGAAAAATATCAAAAATATCTCCCATACTTTCCAGTTTGTGCAAATTGCAATTGCCTCTATACAGCTGAGGCCACAGAGTACATTACAGATGAAAAAAAAGTAAAGTATCATTGTCATGACGCAGAAATTGGATCAAAGATGATCAAAGGTTGTGATCATCATGGAGAGGCAGACATCACAAAAGATCTTGGCAAATTAGCTTGGAAAGTAGAGTTTGCAGCAAGATGGGCAGCATTTGACATCAGATTTGAAGCATATGGAAAAGACATTATGGATTCAGTGAAGGTAAATGATTGGGTGGCTGATGAGATTCTAGGATTCCCACATCCACATCATGTAAAATATGAAATGTTCTTAGATAAGGGCGGAAAGAAAATTTCAAAATCACTTGGAAATGTCATTACTGCACAAAAATGGTTAGAGTTCGGTAGTCCAAAATCAATTCTGTTATTACTATACAAAAGAATTACAGGTGCACGTGAATTGGGATTTGAAGATATTCCATCTTTAATGGCAGAGTATAACGAATTAGAAGACATTTACTTTGGACGAATCAAAGTAGACAATCAAGCAAAACTAGTAAAATCAAAAGGACTCTATGAATATGTAAATTTACTCAATCCCCCCAAACAATCAAGCACTCATGTTAACTATAGATTATTAGTTGAACTAGCAAAAATATTCAAAGAAAATAGAGGTGAGCGAGTAATGAAAAAATTACTAGATTACGGAGTAATTAAAAATCCAGAATCAGATGTGGAAGAACTAATCGAACTTGCAGGAAATTATTCAAATGAATTTGATAAACAAGAAAAAACACAAGTTGATCTAGATGATTCTGCAAAAAAAGCACTAAAGATGCTAGTAGATAGACTCGGTGACGAAGATGAACCCGAAGACATTCAAAATACAATATACCAAATTGCAAAATCAAATGATGTGCAACCAAAAGATTTTTTTAAAATACTATATCAAATAATTCTCGGAACATCTAGAGGACCAAAAATAGGACCATTCATCTCAGACATTGGAAGAAAGCAAGTTGCAAAAACACTTTCAGAGTATGTATAATTATGGTACACGGAGAACATAACAAAACACGAAACAACGGTGGGTTTGCCATGATAATTTTTGGGGCATTACTGTTATTTCTTGCACCAAATATCTATCCAGAAATGCCGGAATTAGGCACAACTTCCTTGTTTGTGGGAATGATTATTGGAGGGATTGGATTTTACTTGAAATTTTTCAGAAATCGTACTAAAGGATAAAGAAACGTTCATCTTTTGGAAAAAACGACATAATAACAATGGGGCTTTTTGGTAAGAAAAAAGAAGAAGCAGAGACAGTATCTCAAAATAGTGAAGAGTATGTGCTAAAAGAAGAACTCGAAGCAGAAGTTGAAAAACTGCAAGAAGAATTTAGAGCAAAACAAGGTCAACTAGACGAAATTACTCAAAAAATTAAATCAGTAAAAGAAGAATACGACGCCACAGTTGGCAATTTAATGCTAGTCAAAAAAGAGCTCAATCAAAAAAAGATGGAGCACGACATTATTCAAAGGGAATGCAAAGAGATGGAAGCGAGAATCAAAAATGCGGAAAAAATTAAAGATTCAAAATCAATTGAAGAGTTCAAGCAAACAGAAGAGAATTTAGCAAAATTAAAGCGAGAACTAGAAGAATTTACAGAAAAACAAAAGGAGTTAAAAGAAGAAATTGAGCAGAGCAAATCAGATTTACATAACATTAGAAAACAGCAAATAGATACTCAAAAAGAGCTTGATGAAGCAAATTCAAGACTTTATAATGCAAAAGAAGAGTTAAACAAAAAAGATCAGTTTCAAGATATAGATGTACTCACTCCTAAAGAAAAAGAATTCATTGCAGGTGAAAAATCAAATGAGAAAAGTTCTGCAGGAATTATCGAAGCTGCAAGCGCAGTAGTCGGTTCATTAAAATCAAAACTAAGTATGACTGAAAAAGAGTTAGAAACAGTCCAATTGCTTTTGGAAAAAGAAAGAGAAGAACACCAAGTGACAAAAAAAGAGCTTGATGAAATCAAGACATCATCTAAAAAACTAGAAGAGTCATAGACTCTCAAAATGTTTTTTCCATTTTGATTTAATTTCTTGCTCAGATATACCCATATCATAAAGAGGAGATGTCACTTCAGAGACAGATGTAACATCAACTAGCACAATTGAATTAATTGGACTCTTGACACCATTTTTTCTATAATGATTGAAAATTTTCTCAAATTCAAGCTTTTCTTGGAGGATTTTAGCCTTACCCCTAAACAAGTACCCCTTTCGTAAAAGAGGATCAATTACATTAATCTCAATATTAGGATTGGATTGTAAATTTTTTATAGTATCAGGCGAGCGAATGTTAGCAAATGCCAATGTATCCTTAGTCCATCCAATTATGGTGCCCTTTGGCGAAAGATTTGGAGAACCATCAGAATTGACAGTTGCAACATACCCAAGCTTTTGCAGATCTAAAAATTCCTTGATTTCCTGAGTAATCATAGAAATAATTTAAGTAGATTACTATAATGTATTTTGGCGATTATCTCATTACTTCTGCCATATACTGGGAAAAGAAGAAAAATGAAATCCCTCCTCCAATAATTGCAACCCAAGCAACTATCTGCTTAATTTTAGACACATTATAGAAATTTTCAAACTCACTATTGAATCTAATTGAATTTTATTGAGACAATTTAATTAAACTGCAAGCAAAATAACAACATTGGCAAGCATCAAAGACATTGGGAAATTTTTTCTATTCATTGTTGGGGGATTAGTAGCAATTATTGTTGGTTCTTTTATGATTAGAGGAACTATGCATATGTGGGATAATCCAGATAAGGAAAAATCAAAAAATGAGGAAAAGGACTAAAAAGCAAGCATTATCAAATTATTTTAGAATTGTTTCATGAATCATCAATTAGAAAATCATTAGACGAATATATTAAAAGAAGAATTTTAGAAATACCAACTGAAGTCAAACAAACATTTCCAAATATCAAACAAATTTGGAAATGTAGTGATGAATTTAATTTTCTTTACGGATATTATATTGGAAAAATTGAGGAAGGAGCGTTACGTTATTTATTAAAGGCAACTCGGGCATCAGTTGGAGGGTATGTGGATACTTTTGAGATCAGAGGGATTATTGAAACACATAAAATGGAATTACATGATGTAATAAAATCTGCAATCAATTAGTGAAGTAGAAATAGGCCATCGCTCATACAATAGCATGGTAGGACCACAAGACGGAGGATTTGGATTTGACCAATCTAAAAAATACACAACAGTTGAAAATATTGAAGAGGTTTGTGTTCAATGTCAAGCAGGACAGCACAAAAAATGTCTAAAAAAATCAAAAGAACAGGAAATTTGTGAATGCGAGCATTGTATGATTTACGGTTAGATAATACAAGTTAATCCATTAAAACATTAAAAATCAACATGAATTGTAATAACAAGAAATCAGGATGTTATCATGACAATGCCATACATGAAGATGGAAATGGTAAATGTCTAGTTAGAGGATGCAAGTGTGGAAAATTTCAAGATTAAAGATTTACTAATTTGTTTTCAAGTTCTTTGATTTCTTTTTGATATGAATCGGAGATATTTTGTACAAACTCTTTGTGTGCGGAAATGATCGAGTTTAATGCATTATGATAATTTGGGTGTCCTTTTTTAAGAACATCACATGATTCTAGAGATGTTATATGGCCGGTAACTGTTGCCATTGCACCTTTTTGATTAAATTGCACTATTCCGCCAAACGCCTCAATTAGCATGTACGCACATTCTGCTTTACATTTGTAAGTAACTCTGCCAGTTTCAGTATTGAATAGTTGTGTGATTCCACCTGGTTTTCTAGTAACTATAACGCTCATAAATTGATTTGAAATGAAGAGATATTAATTATTTTAGAAAATTTATGCCGCAGGATCAGTTTGTGGTTGTGCTGCTTGTGTTGCAAGATATTTGTCAATTTCATTAATTCCTAACTTGTCTCTTCCTAAAAGATCAAACTTTTGCAGAATTGTTTCAAACTTTGTTTCTTCTTGAACTTGTTCATTTACAAACCATTCTAGAAATGCATATGTAGAGTGATCTTTTTCCTTTTGTGCAATCTCAACCATTTTATGAATTGCAGCAGTAACTATTTGCTCATTTTTAAGTGCGCTTTTGATTAATCCTTCAAGGGATTTGTAAGAACTAACTGGAGCTTTGATTGCAGGAATTGTTGCAACAGCACCTAAAGCATTAAGAAAATGAACTAATTTGAGCATATGAGTTCTCTCCTCATCAGATTGTGCGTAAAAATAATTTGCCGCTCCTTGATATCCTGTTACTTCACACCAAGAGGCCATTGCAAGATAGCTGTTTGATGCAGAAGCCTCAAGGGTGACTTGATCATCAAGTGCTTTTTTCATTTTAGGAGAAAGTTTCATGATGTACAATTATAGATTATTTGTTTGTGTTAAAAAAACTTACTAAAACTAAGAGAATTAGGAGAAATAAATGTGTAAAATGGTTCCTTCAGATCACTAATTTGTATTGTTTTTAACCCATTCTGGAATTGAATAATAAGGGAACAATGGAGAGTGGGACACACAGGATCATAGAATATAGAAATTGTGAGAAGTTTTTTTATAATCATTGTAAGAATTTCATCAATACAAAGAATACTGCAAACCCACTCAGGAAAATAATCCCTGTAAAACTTAGAATTTTTAATAAAATCGATGGTTGTTGTTCTTTCTCAAGATATTTTCCTGTAACTAATCTAAAATTAAAAATTGCAATTATTGGGGCAATTACAAAAGACAGTACAGTTGCAAAATCAACTAATTCTTTGAGATTATTCCCAAATTGAAATATCACTACAAGTGAACCAACAGATATCACAACTAAGAAAATCACATAAAATGTACGAAATTTTGTACGTATTGTGTTCTCTTTTTTTGTAAAAATTAACTCCACCGTTCTCTGCAACGACCTTGAATATCCATCAAACACTGCAATGATCGTCCCAAACATTACAGTAAATGCAGAAGATGCAATTATGATATAACTCCAATCACCAATAGTTTCAGTATATAGTGTTACAACTTTGTTTGCAAAATCAGAATTGTTGTTTGGCAGTTCCTCACCAGATCCGTAGAAAATAAAAGTTCCAAGAACAATAAACATCACTGCAAGAATTCCAGTAATCAGATATGCTAATCGAAATTCGAGTAAAGTTTCTTTTAATTTTGGTTTATAGTTTGTTTGTTTCATTCTTTCCAATGTCCATAAACTATTCCAGCTTGAAAGATCTACTGCCGTAGGCATCCATCCCATCAATGCAAGTAAGAAGAAGATCCCAGCAATATCCCATAGTTCTTTTGGTTCAAATCCAGATATTTGTTCTGTTGGACCATTATACAATGCAAATAAGAATGCAGAAAGAGTAGATATGAGCAAAACAATTGCAATCATTTTAATCAAACTATCAAGAACATGGTATTTTCCAATGGCCAATATTCCAACACACACTGCAAATAAAATTACTACAGTCCATTCTCCAATAAAATCAACATCAAACAGATTCTCAAAAAATCCAGCAGTTACAAACCCTACAGCACCAGTAACAAAAAACATTGACGATATAGTTAGTAGAAAATATAACAGCAAAGCAGGTTTGCCAAGTTTCTTGTAGCCATCAATTATACTAGTTTGAGTAGAATTTGCATAACGAGAACCATATTCAAAGAAAGGATACTTCATCAACATCACCAATACAACAAATCCCAACATCATTAAGCCAAAATCAGCGCCAGCCCTTGTAGATTGCACCAAATGAGACACACCAATTGCAGTACATGCAAACAAAATTCCAGGACCTGCAGTCTTTGAAAAAGATGAAAATTTTCCACCCAACATAATAAGTGATTTAAAAAGATGAATATAATTGAGAATCTAAAAAATGAGCAACAAAAAATTAGAATTAAATATAAGAAATAATTAGTTTAGCCATGTTATTTGGAGTTTTCGCAATTCACAGTCCTGAATCATGTCCCATGAATAACGATTCAAGCAGAAAAATGTTCATCCAAGTTCAGAAAAAAATAGAAGAAAACTCTGAGAAGTTTAAAATATCAAAAATTATTGGATTTTACATGTCAGTTTTGGAACATGAATGGATAATTATTTTAGATGCAGACAATTCACATGATATTGAAAAGTTATGTATTGAAGTTGGCATTTCATCAGTTAGTACTGTAAAGATAGTTCCAATAAATACATATTCAGACGCAATTAAAAAAATGCAATAATAAAAATTAAATTTAGAAAATTATTTTTCAAATAAATAACAATCCATTGTATGATCATTAATCATTCCTACAGCCTGCATCAAAGCATAACAAATTGTGGGTCCAACAAATGTAAATCCATGCTTTTTCATATCCAAACTTATTTTCTTAGAAAGAGAGGTTGATGAGGGTAATTCAGATGATTTTTTAAATCTATTTTTAATTGGGGTGTGATTTACAAAATCCCACAGATAATTGTCAAAGGAACCAAATTCTATCTGAATCTTGAGAAACTGTTTTGCATTATTAATGGCAGAATTAATTTTGAGTTTATTTCGTATTATGGACTCATCTTTGAGTAGTTTCTCGATGTGTTTTTTGTCATATCTGGAAACTTTGAGAGCATTAAAATCTGAAAACGCCTTTCTATAGCCATCTCTACGCTTGAGAATAGTAGTCCAAGATAGACCAGCTTGTGCTCCTTCCAATATTAGAAACTCAAATAATTTCTGATCATCATGTTGCGGTTTTCCCCATTCCTTATCATGATAAGTAATGTTGGGCTCATCTTGTGCCCATTCGCATCTATTCATAATTTGAGTAAGAGTTAACACAAAATATTAGTTATCACATAAAATTTTGTGAAACTAAATCAGCAATTACTCCAAATTAATAGGAGTTTCATAATTTGTTTTGTTGTTTCTGCATCACTTTCAGCAGTTGTATCTCAGTTATTATCAGATTACGACAATTATCTAAACACTACAATCACCATAGTCATAGGATATATCATATACTTTGGAATTTTTTCTAGTTTGTTTTACTGGAACAATATTGAAAGATATAGAGGAATGGAATCGAATTTAATTAAAAAAGAATTATTTGCATTAATCACATCATTTGGATTAGGCGAGATAATATATCTCGGAATAAGATGGCCAACACTATATTATTTCCTTGAACTAGGGATTGAACCGTATATAGCATCTGTCATTTCGGAAATAATTGCAACTGCCTGTTATATGACATCAATCACAGTATTTCTTAGAAAGACTAAGACGTTTTAGTTATTTTGCTAGTTGTGTAACTAAATCAGTTGATGTAACTATACCAACTATTTTGCCATTATCGGTAACTGCAAGTTTTCTAATTTTTTTACTAGTCATTCTTTCTGCAGCTGCAGATAATGGTTCGTTGTGATTAATTGTAATCAGTGGAGAAGACATTATATTTTTAGCTGGAGTGTCAAGGGACAGACCATTTGCTGCAATTTTTGTTGCAAAATCTCTATCAGTTACAATTCCTACAGGATTGTCATTTTCTTTTACAAATATTGCACCAATTCCTCCTTGTTGCATCATTTTTGCAATTTGTTGTGCAGTGGTTGCAGAATTTACTGTAATCATTGTTCTAGTCATAATATCTTGAACCAGGATGGAATCAGAATTGAAATCTTGTCTGCTCATTACCGAATTACAACGTAATAATATTTAAGAAATTCATAAAGAGAGCAGATTTATTTCAAATTTATTCAAAAAATGCAATAGTTTTACTCAGACATTTCCGGATTCAATAGGAGTACACAGTTCACCAGAAGGATTTACAAAGGCATGATGATGCTCAGATAAAGGATAATTTTACTCTCAATTCCCAACTTATTTAATGAAGACTCAAATGCATATCTCAATTGTGATCCCTTTGTCTGTCTGCAAAGATACCAAGCCAATGAATTGAAGAGAATTCCTCAGTATCAGTAACAAGACGGTCCAAAACAGGCATATCACAAACAAGGCAGTTAATATCAAAACTGAGAAAAAAATAATTTACAAACTAATTATAATTCTATATTTTAGAAAGTATTTTTTTCTTTTTTTCCTGAAATTCTTTCTTGGTGATGATGCCTGCTTTTTGTAAATCTCCTAGTTTTTCCAATAATTCCAGTTCATCAGCAGAGGATGATTTTAGATTCTTTCCTGCATTTATTCCGCTCTTGATTCCAGATGTTGTACCTTTTTTTAATTTTGAACCTAAAATACCACCTTTGTGTGACAATTTTTCACTAATTTCAAATCCTTTTTTCTTTGCCTGTTTGAAAATTTCTTCAGATTTTTGTTTAGTAACATCATCGACAAATTTGTGTTTTTTTGCTATCTTTCCAAATTCTCTTGTTTTTTTATGAGCAAAACGTGCTTGTGTTTTTAGATCTTTGATAATTTCATCTTTAGTTTTACGCTTAAAACGTCTTGTATATTCTTCAATGACTAAGACAGGAAAAGGACTATACTCCACATCTAGATAATATTTGATTATATCATCATCAGGTAGTGTCTTTAGAAATTCTTTGATGGATTTTTCTGATTTTATTTCCATGGCATTATATCAACATATCATCATAAAAGGATTAAAGGTTATTTTT is from Nitrosopumilus sp. and encodes:
- a CDS encoding tRNA uridine(34) 5-carboxymethylaminomethyl modification radical SAM/GNAT enzyme Elp3 — its product is MSNLDPVLSKACSEITQNILTINDPSKKQVKEEIIKICTKYALDRIPRNYEILSMAKESDFNKLRKVLLRKPAKTASGVAVVALMPKPYACPHGRCTYCPGGIEYNSPNSYTGKEPSSLNAIENQFDPKLQITSKIKKLIAFGHEPSKMEVVIVGGTFLFMPKDYQENFIKSCYDALNGIDSKNLQEAKSNNEHATIRNVGFTIETKPDYCKKEHVDLMLNYGITRIEIGVQSLQERVYKRVNRGHNYNDVVTSFQISKDAGYKIVAHMMPGLPTMTPEGDIADFKKLFADAHLRPDMLKIYPSLVIENTPLYEEYKQGKYIPYSDEDMIKVLTEVKKNVPKWVRIMRIQREISPNEIIAGPKSGNLRQIVHQNLAKQGLVCKCIRCREAGLSNKKSDPNDVKLKRINYDSSGGKEVFLSYEDKNESIYGFLRLRKPSDDAHRDEVGKDSCIVREIHVYGKSLKLGEKEENEIQHSGLGKNLMNEAEKISKEEFDAKKILVISAVGTREYYQKLEYSLYGPYMSKTLN
- the lysS gene encoding lysine--tRNA ligase, with product MSEQEIIGKGTWIDKLAWELIEREKTLGRNLDLIRVESGLGASGVPHIGSLGDAVRAYGVKLALENFGYKSELIAYSDDLDGLRKIPEGFPDSLEEHLAKPVSLIPDPYGCHDSYGMHMSSILLDGLDKVGIKYEFRRAIDTYKKGLLQEQIHTILQNSVKIGEKISELVGQEKYQKYLPYFPVCANCNCLYTAEATEYITDEKKVKYHCHDAEIGSKMIKGCDHHGEADITKDLGKLAWKVEFAARWAAFDIRFEAYGKDIMDSVKVNDWVADEILGFPHPHHVKYEMFLDKGGKKISKSLGNVITAQKWLEFGSPKSILLLLYKRITGARELGFEDIPSLMAEYNELEDIYFGRIKVDNQAKLVKSKGLYEYVNLLNPPKQSSTHVNYRLLVELAKIFKENRGERVMKKLLDYGVIKNPESDVEELIELAGNYSNEFDKQEKTQVDLDDSAKKALKMLVDRLGDEDEPEDIQNTIYQIAKSNDVQPKDFFKILYQIILGTSRGPKIGPFISDIGRKQVAKTLSEYV
- a CDS encoding DNA repair protein, coding for MGLFGKKKEEAETVSQNSEEYVLKEELEAEVEKLQEEFRAKQGQLDEITQKIKSVKEEYDATVGNLMLVKKELNQKKMEHDIIQRECKEMEARIKNAEKIKDSKSIEEFKQTEENLAKLKRELEEFTEKQKELKEEIEQSKSDLHNIRKQQIDTQKELDEANSRLYNAKEELNKKDQFQDIDVLTPKEKEFIAGEKSNEKSSAGIIEAASAVVGSLKSKLSMTEKELETVQLLLEKEREEHQVTKKELDEIKTSSKKLEES
- a CDS encoding pyridoxamine 5'-phosphate oxidase family protein codes for the protein MITQEIKEFLDLQKLGYVATVNSDGSPNLSPKGTIIGWTKDTLAFANIRSPDTIKNLQSNPNIEINVIDPLLRKGYLFRGKAKILQEKLEFEKIFNHYRKNGVKSPINSIVLVDVTSVSEVTSPLYDMGISEQEIKSKWKKHFESL
- a CDS encoding ferritin → MKLSPKMKKALDDQVTLEASASNSYLAMASWCEVTGYQGAANYFYAQSDEERTHMLKLVHFLNALGAVATIPAIKAPVSSYKSLEGLIKSALKNEQIVTAAIHKMVEIAQKEKDHSTYAFLEWFVNEQVQEETKFETILQKFDLLGRDKLGINEIDKYLATQAAQPQTDPAA
- a CDS encoding divalent metal cation transporter, whose product is MLGGKFSSFSKTAGPGILFACTAIGVSHLVQSTRAGADFGLMMLGFVVLVMLMKYPFFEYGSRYANSTQTSIIDGYKKLGKPALLLYFLLTISSMFFVTGAVGFVTAGFFENLFDVDFIGEWTVVILFAVCVGILAIGKYHVLDSLIKMIAIVLLISTLSAFLFALYNGPTEQISGFEPKELWDIAGIFFLLALMGWMPTAVDLSSWNSLWTLERMKQTNYKPKLKETLLEFRLAYLITGILAVMFIVLGTFIFYGSGEELPNNNSDFANKVVTLYTETIGDWSYIIIASSAFTVMFGTIIAVFDGYSRSLQRTVELIFTKKENTIRTKFRTFYVIFLVVISVGSLVVIFQFGNNLKELVDFATVLSFVIAPIIAIFNFRLVTGKYLEKEQQPSILLKILSFTGIIFLSGFAVFFVLMKFLQ
- a CDS encoding DNA-3-methyladenine glycosylase I; amino-acid sequence: MNRCEWAQDEPNITYHDKEWGKPQHDDQKLFEFLILEGAQAGLSWTTILKRRDGYRKAFSDFNALKVSRYDKKHIEKLLKDESIIRNKLKINSAINNAKQFLKIQIEFGSFDNYLWDFVNHTPIKNRFKKSSELPSSTSLSKKISLDMKKHGFTFVGPTICYALMQAVGMINDHTMDCYLFEK
- a CDS encoding CBS domain-containing protein codes for the protein MSRQDFNSDSILVQDIMTRTMITVNSATTAQQIAKMMQQGGIGAIFVKENDNPVGIVTDRDFATKIAANGLSLDTPAKNIMSSPLITINHNEPLSAAAERMTSKKIRKLAVTDNGKIVGIVTSTDLVTQLAK